In Trichlorobacter lovleyi, the DNA window CCAGGACCGGAGATGGTAAGGCGGACCGTTACGGCCCCCGCCATCTTTTCCACAACCGGCGTCCCCTTTGCGGCCGTGCTCTTTGGCCAGGCAACATTCAGCGTAATGGTACCGGTGGTTCCGTTACCGGATGAAAAACTGGCCGTGCCACCGCCACAACCGGCCAGGGAGAGCAGGCAACCTGCCAGAACCAGACTGGCTATGATCAGCAATCGTGTTTTCATCTGAGCACCCCCCTTATTACTGCCATTTAGCCGTTACCGAGCCTGTCTGAGAAACCGCCGGCGGTGGAGGTGGCGGTGGAGGTGGCGGTGTCACCGTATCGGTGACAACCTGGGTAGCTGTCTTAACCAGCTGAGTGCTGAGGACCTCCGTCACGGGGACGGCGACCCCATCTCCGGTCAGTGAGGCGGCAGCCGTCACCCCCTGACCGCCGCTACCGGATTTCCCGGCAGCACTGCTCTTCATTTTTTTAAGGTCGCTATCCAGGGCAGGTCTGGGTGGTGACGGCTGGTTCCTGCCCAGCACCGTTGTAATTGTACCGGGGGTCAGGTTGACAATCTGACCGTCCATCAGGGTATTGTAGACGTACACATCCCCGGCTGTGACCAGCACGCTGGTCTGGGCCCTTTCATAGGCCACGGTATAATCGGTGCCCCGTACCCCGGCAATGGCGTTGGGGGTGCGGATCTCAAACCTCTTCGCACCGGGTGCGGCGCTGGGGATCTTTTTCAGGTCAACAATCGCCTGCAGCCTGCCCCTGACCAGTTTCACCTCACTGGAGTTGGGGCGTTTGGCGGAAAAATGCTCACCGATGTCAACCCGGCTGCGCTGGGCAATACGCAGCACCGTGCCGTCGTTGTAGACCACCTCGGCGCTGCCGCCGGTCTTGGTACGGATCAGGTCGCCGCTGGAGAGCCGGCTGCCGTTCTGACCGGCAACGGCCGGCAGCCTGCCATTACTGAGGATATCCACCCGGCCTGCCACCGCACGCAAGCTGGCAATGGCGGCAGCATGCAGATCAGCGGCACAGAAGAGGGAGACCAGCAGGACGATGCTCAACCAGAGCGCGCCATTCCGCAGCATGTTTCCGATATTCTTCATGGTATCCACTCCTTAAAAGCGCAGCTCAACGCCGGTTGTAATCACATTGCGCTGATAATCGTACAGATCAACATTTGAGAAGGCGCGTGTAAAATAATACTGCAGGTTCAGATAGAGATGTGTCGTCAGCTGCTGATTCAGGGTGGCCGAGGCGACAAGCGTCGTGTCACGGCGGCCGCTGCTGCTGTCCAGGTACTCCTGCCGGCACCCCTCTGCGGTCAGGATCAGCTTGGTACTGGTGCTGAGCGGCGCCAGCAGGTCAACCCCTGCCCGCGCCCCCCGGTTACGCCACTCATCGCCCGTGGTATTTTCATAGAAGCCCTCGCCCCGCAGGTTCACCAGACCGCGGCCATCGGCAAACAGGAAGATATAGCCTGCCTGCAGGTTGAAGATATTGGCGGTACGGTCATTGGCGGGAAGGCCGTTGTTCTGGAGCATATCCCGGTAGGTATACCCGAGGGAGAGCTGTGCCAGGTTACGGGAGTTGAATATCGCGGTCAGGGTGGGTTTGAACGAGACCTGAAATGAGTAATCCCGGTAGTCCAGCGTGGTGTGGCTCAGGTTGAGCGGCAGGGCCAGCAATCCGTTCTCACTGCGGTTGATCAGGCTGGTGGTCAGGCCATGCACCAGCATGCTGTAATCATGCAGCCTGATGTAGTTGTTGTTCTGCAGGGCATACTGGAGGTTGGCAGACCACTGGCCGTCCAACGGGGTATCGTATTCCAGTCGTAGATGTTCAGAAACAGCGCTGTCCCGCTGGTCACGGGTGTCGGATGACGCACCGGACTCCCTGGACTTGAGGGTGGCGTTGTCGTCGTACAGATAGCTGATACCGGCATAGATATTCCAGCGTTTATGGGGAGCGGCCGTACTGATCCGCTGGTCATACTCTGCGGCAAAATCTGCCGCCTCAGTACCGGGATAACGGGTCACGATCGCCTTCAGGCTGTCTCTGGCATCCTGGGTCTTGCCGGATTGGGCATAGGCCAGTGCAATCTGCAGGTCGATCTGCTGGTCGGTCTCAGCAAGACCGGTACGGGCACTCTGAAACGACGCAACCGCCTCATGGTAGCGTTTCTGCTTGGCCAGCAGAACCCCCTTCAGATAGGCAACATCCTTGGGCCTGACCTGTTCCTTTTCCGCCCACGCCACCCATTGCCAGGCATCAGACAGCTGCTCCAGGTTTATCAGCAGGGCCACCAGTTCCACTGCAGCGTCCTGTTCAGGCGGCTGTGCCTGCAGGGCCGCCTTGAGGCTGGCAACGGCCCCGGCCAGGTCGCCGGTCTGTTTCTGGCACAGGCCGGTGTAGTACCTGTTCAGCGCCGTCTCTCCCTCGGCCTGCCTGGCCGAGGTCAGCATCTGCAGCGCCTCTTCGTAATTCTCCTGGTTGTACTCGGCAATTGCCTGCTGGGTGGCCGACGGGGCAGCAGTTGCAACACCGCACGTCACAGACAGACACACGACCATCACGGCTGCAATACGTTTCATACTCCCCCCTCTGAACATGTAATCGAACCGCACGTTCTTCAGTTTCAGATACCACCCTTTATGAAAAATGCAAGTCAGGCCAATCAGTTTGGCGGGATCAGATCAAACCTTGTTTAGCCGGAGCAAACCGGGTGGAAGGGGTCTTCAGCGGGAGCGCTGTGTGCATGGGGTGATTCAACTGGCAAGGCGGCAGGGGCAATCATGAAGGGCTGCCGGGACAGCGCAGTGTCCCAAGGCAGCCCCCGGAAAAATCAAGGCAAGACACTATGGCTCAAGGCTGCTCCCGCATCAGAACCATCTTTTATGGGAGGAGAGAGCAACCGGACAGACCGGCATACCAAGAGCTTACAACGCCCCCAGCACCTTCAGCAGATGGGGCACCATCTGCTTCTTGCGGGACATGACCCCTTTCAGCTCATACAGGTGCGGTTCCACCTGGGGATAGCCCATCAGGTGGGCCAGCTCGTTCTTGCCCTCAGCCAGGAACAGGGTGGTCTCGCTGTAGATATCAGTCACCATCAAACCGGCCAGATCCAGTTTGTCAGCCTGCTTGACCTGACGTAATACGTCCCAGAGCAGCTCCTTCAGTTCATAGAACTCATCAAAGCCGACCACCTCCACCTGCCCGACCCCGAAAACCGTCTCACCGGCAGTAAACTCTTTAAAGTCGGCCCGCACCGCCTTTTCAAGGCTGGCATGGGCAGAGAATCCGCTGCAGGAGGCAAAGATATCCTTGCCAAAGCTGCTGTGTTCAAGCCCGGCCAGCGGCTCCAGCCAGGCCACCAGTTCACGGTCACGTTTGGTGGTGGTGGGGGATTTGAGGATGACGGTGTCGGACATGATCCCTGCCAGCAGCAGGGCGGCAATCCGCTGTTCCGGCTCCATGCCCCGCTCACGGTAGAGTGAGGCCACAATGGAGCAGGTACTGCCCACCGGGGCTGCCATGAAGGTAATCGGCTGGTTAGTGGCCGGATTACCCAGCTTGTGGTGGTCAATCACGGCCAGGATCTCCACCGCTTCGGCACCGGGCACGGCCTGGGTCAGCTCATTGTGATCCACCAGGATCAGGGCATAGGGCAGCGGGGTCAGCAGCGACGACTTGGTGGCCACCCCGGCGATGCTGCCATCCTCCTCCAGCGCGACCACGGCCGGTTCGCCGGAGTGCAGCAGTTTCAGCCGCAGATGTTCCACCGACTCCATCACCCCGATCCGCTCGAACTTCTGATCAACAAAACAGGCCAGCGGCGTGGAGAGCCGGGCCAGCGAGGCGGCGGTGGCGGTATCATGGGGGGTGGAGAAGACCGTTACACCACGTTCCTGCGCCAGGTCGATCAGATCCTCCCGCAGCGGCAGGCCGCCGGTGATCACCAGCAGCCGGACCCCTGATTCAATGGCCGACTGCTGGATCGAGGGACGGTCTCCGGTCATGATCAGCAGGCTGGCCGGGTCGTAGCCTTCGATCCGTTTGCTGAACGACTCTTCGGTCATGGCACCGATGAACAGGTGCAGGTGTTCCATCTGCTCCGACAGGCCACCGGACAGGACCGTTGCCTCAAGGCAGCGGCCAAGGGCCGCCAGGGTGCTGTCCACACCGCGCCGCCGGTCGGTGCCGGCCACCAGGTACTTCTCCGACAGCTTGAGCAGGGAGACCACCCCCTGGGGCCTGCACTCCTGATCAACCACCGGCAGGACCCGGATGGCATGGCGGTGAAACAGCTCAAGGGCGTCTTTCAGCGGCAGGTCCGTGGGTGCCGTGACCGGGCTGCGGTTGATCACATCCCGCACCTTGGGATGGACGTCGGCCAGGTAGGTGGGCGGATCAATCCCCAGCCGTTTCAGGATGTAGCTGGTCTGGGGATTGGGTTGTCCGGCCATGGCGGCACAGACGTTGCTGTGCCCCAGACTGCGGCGGAAGACGGCATAGGCGATGGCAGAGGCGATGGAGTCGGTATCCGGGTTACGGTGGCCGATCACGTAGATTTTTTCATGCATGGCAGGTTCTCCTGAGGTTGTATCAGCAGGCATGATATGCCAGAATGCATTTCTCTGCATCAGGAAATCAGCTTCATGTGAGGTTGTTATGCCGACATTGAAGGTCAACCAGGCCGACTGCAGCTGTTGCGGCGAATGTGCCGCCACCTGCCCGCTGCGGATCATCCGCCTGCCGGACGGCAACTTTCCCCGTTTTTGCGATGACGGTGCCGGGCGCTGCATCATCTGCGGCCACTGCGAGGCGGTCTGCCCCAGCGGTGCCATAGCGGTAGAGGATCCACGGCTTGATCCAGCCAGCTACCCTGGCCGGCAACCGACCATTCCCAAAGAACAGTTTGCCCGGCACCTGCGGATGCGGCGTTCCATCCGGCGCTTCAGCCCGGAACCGGTTGCACGGGAGACACTGCAGGAACTGCTGGATCTGATGCGCTACGCCCCCACCGGCATGAACTGCCAGGAAGTACAGTGGCTGGTGATCTACGACACCGCTGAACTGCGTCGGCTGTCCGGGCTGGTGGTGGACTGGATGCGTCACGTGGCAGGCCAGACTCCTGCTGGAGGACTGAAAATAAATTTTGAAGGAATGATCAAGTCCTGGGACAAGGGCAAAGACCCGATCAGCCGCAAGGCGCCGCACCTGGTGCTGACCCATGCCCATCAGGATCTTTCGCTGGGCAAGGTGGACGGGCTGATTGCCCTCTCCTACCT includes these proteins:
- a CDS encoding tetratricopeptide repeat protein, which gives rise to MKRIAAVMVVCLSVTCGVATAAPSATQQAIAEYNQENYEEALQMLTSARQAEGETALNRYYTGLCQKQTGDLAGAVASLKAALQAQPPEQDAAVELVALLINLEQLSDAWQWVAWAEKEQVRPKDVAYLKGVLLAKQKRYHEAVASFQSARTGLAETDQQIDLQIALAYAQSGKTQDARDSLKAIVTRYPGTEAADFAAEYDQRISTAAPHKRWNIYAGISYLYDDNATLKSRESGASSDTRDQRDSAVSEHLRLEYDTPLDGQWSANLQYALQNNNYIRLHDYSMLVHGLTTSLINRSENGLLALPLNLSHTTLDYRDYSFQVSFKPTLTAIFNSRNLAQLSLGYTYRDMLQNNGLPANDRTANIFNLQAGYIFLFADGRGLVNLRGEGFYENTTGDEWRNRGARAGVDLLAPLSTSTKLILTAEGCRQEYLDSSSGRRDTTLVASATLNQQLTTHLYLNLQYYFTRAFSNVDLYDYQRNVITTGVELRF
- a CDS encoding nitroreductase family protein — protein: MPTLKVNQADCSCCGECAATCPLRIIRLPDGNFPRFCDDGAGRCIICGHCEAVCPSGAIAVEDPRLDPASYPGRQPTIPKEQFARHLRMRRSIRRFSPEPVARETLQELLDLMRYAPTGMNCQEVQWLVIYDTAELRRLSGLVVDWMRHVAGQTPAGGLKINFEGMIKSWDKGKDPISRKAPHLVLTHAHQDLSLGKVDGLIALSYLDLAAPAYGIGSCWAGYFQYACEGWQPLRDALGLPEGHQPIYAMLLGRPAVRYQRPPKRNYGQVIWR
- a CDS encoding putative manganese-dependent inorganic diphosphatase → MHEKIYVIGHRNPDTDSIASAIAYAVFRRSLGHSNVCAAMAGQPNPQTSYILKRLGIDPPTYLADVHPKVRDVINRSPVTAPTDLPLKDALELFHRHAIRVLPVVDQECRPQGVVSLLKLSEKYLVAGTDRRRGVDSTLAALGRCLEATVLSGGLSEQMEHLHLFIGAMTEESFSKRIEGYDPASLLIMTGDRPSIQQSAIESGVRLLVITGGLPLREDLIDLAQERGVTVFSTPHDTATAASLARLSTPLACFVDQKFERIGVMESVEHLRLKLLHSGEPAVVALEEDGSIAGVATKSSLLTPLPYALILVDHNELTQAVPGAEAVEILAVIDHHKLGNPATNQPITFMAAPVGSTCSIVASLYRERGMEPEQRIAALLLAGIMSDTVILKSPTTTKRDRELVAWLEPLAGLEHSSFGKDIFASCSGFSAHASLEKAVRADFKEFTAGETVFGVGQVEVVGFDEFYELKELLWDVLRQVKQADKLDLAGLMVTDIYSETTLFLAEGKNELAHLMGYPQVEPHLYELKGVMSRKKQMVPHLLKVLGAL
- a CDS encoding FecR family protein: MKNIGNMLRNGALWLSIVLLVSLFCAADLHAAAIASLRAVAGRVDILSNGRLPAVAGQNGSRLSSGDLIRTKTGGSAEVVYNDGTVLRIAQRSRVDIGEHFSAKRPNSSEVKLVRGRLQAIVDLKKIPSAAPGAKRFEIRTPNAIAGVRGTDYTVAYERAQTSVLVTAGDVYVYNTLMDGQIVNLTPGTITTVLGRNQPSPPRPALDSDLKKMKSSAAGKSGSGGQGVTAAASLTGDGVAVPVTEVLSTQLVKTATQVVTDTVTPPPPPPPPPPAVSQTGSVTAKWQ